Proteins from a single region of Equus quagga isolate Etosha38 chromosome 18, UCLA_HA_Equagga_1.0, whole genome shotgun sequence:
- the LOC124230090 gene encoding translation initiation factor IF-2-like produces MITKQPARSGGDHHGKICTEVITCIYCKAKPDSNTAVPNGSPEKADFLKLKVLEPEEAGREGGGKWVADASGGPRLPPGPLRDRVQGWRGRGLELRGARGRLLPAAPCRLPGPRAPSRRGCQDSRFPAARGAGRFQPQPIFGESLSRLRHPALGGGGGGGPRSGPATARPPRCCAVPAPGPRAAGPRLWRACGHAGAGSPPQPSPSPHPGRRRGPPRAAWEVGGESSTADCVTFPVHPTVDSSSQRGSDLACCARLRGYAQARGCGLVCQRVAFAQTSSPPESGDMELTLGRSPKGSGSPYP; encoded by the exons ATGATAACTAAGCAGCCAGCCAGAAGCGGAGGGGACCACCATGGAAAGATTTGTACTGAGGTCATCACCTGCATATACTGCAAGGCCAAACCAGATTCCAACACCGCTGTACCCAATGGATCTCCGGAAAAGGCAGACTTCTTAAAGCTGAAAGTTTT GGAGCCAGAGGAAGCCGGGAGGGAGGGCGGCGGGAAGTGGGTGGCAGACGCATCGGGAGGGCCTCGGCTGCCCCCAGGACCCCTGCGGGACAGGGTGCAGGGTTGGCGCGGCCGGGGGCTGGAGCTGCGGGGCGCGCGCGGCCGCCTGCTACCCGCCGCCCCCTGCCGGCTGCCCGGCCCGCGCGCCCCCAGTCGCCGCGGTTGCCAGGACTCGAGGTTTCCGGCGGCGCGCGGCGCAGGACGTTTCCAGCCCCAGCCCATATTTGGTGAAAGTCTTTCAAGACTCCGTCATCCAGCTCTGGggggcggtggcggcggcggccccAGAAGCGGGCCGGCGACCGCGCGGCCGCCGCGTTGCTGCGCAGTGCCCGCGCCCGGGCCTCGGGCCGCCGGGCCCCGGTTGTGGCGGGCGTGCGGGCACGCGGGCGCGGGGAGCCCGccgcagcccagccccagcccgcACCCCGGCCGGCGCCGAGGCCCGCCCCGCGCTGCGTGGGAGGTTGGCGGGGAGAGCAGCACGGCCGATTGTGTCACTTTTCCCGTCCACCCCACTGTTGACTCGTCCTCCCAGCGGGGCAGCGACTTGGCGTGCTGTGCCAGACTTAGAGGGTACGCCCAGGCGCGGGGGTGTGGGCTTGTGTGTCAGAGGGTGGCGTTTGCTCAGACATCGAGCCCACCCGAGAGCGGGGACATGGAATTGACTCTGGGGAGAAGTCCCAAAGGGTCTGGGTCCCCCTATCCCTAG
- the CCN1 gene encoding CCN family member 1, with product MSSRTARTLAFAVTLLHLARLALSTCPAACHCPLEAPKCAPGVGLVRDGCGCCKVCAKQLNEDCSKTQPCDHTKGLECNFGASSTALKGICRAQSEGRPCEYNSRIYQNGESFQPNCKHQCTCIDGAVGCIPLCPQELSLPNLGCPNPRLVKVTGQCCEEWVCDEDGAKDPMDDRDDLLGKGLPLDASEVELTRNNELIAVGKGGSLKRLPVFGMEPRILYNPSLHGQKCIVQTTSWSQCSKTCGTGISTRVTNDNPECRLVKETRICEVRPCGQPVYSSLKKGKKCSKTKKSPEPVKFTYAGCSSVKKYRPKYCGSCVDGRCCTPLQTRTVKMRFRCEDGEMFSKNVMMIQSCKCNYNCPHANEAAFPFYRLFNDIHKFRD from the exons ATGAGCTCCCGCACCGCCAGGACGCTCGCCTTCGCCGTCACCCTGCTCCACTTGGCCAGGCTG gCGCTCTCCACCTGCCCCGCCGCCTGCCACTGTCCCCTGGAGGCGCCCAAGTGCGCCCCGGGAGTCGGGCTGGTCCGGGACGGCTGCGGCTGCTGTAAGGTCTGCGCCAAGCAGCTCAACGAGGACTGCAGCAAAACGCAGCCCTGCGACCACACCAAGGGGCTGGAATGCAATTTCGGCGCCAGCTCCACCGCTCTGAAGGGGATCTGCAGAG CTCAGTCAGAGGGCAGACCTTGTGAATATAACTCCAGAATCTACCAGAACGGGGAAAGTTTCCAGCCCAACTGTAAACATCAGTGCACATGTATTGATGGCGCTGTGGGCTGCATTCCTCTGTGTCCCCAAGAGCTCTCCCTCCCTAACTTGGGCTGTCCCAACCCTCGGCTGGTCAAAGTTACCGGGCAGTGCTGTGAGGAATGGGTCTGTGATGAGGATGGTGCCAAGGACCCCATGGACGACAGGGACGACCTCCTGGGCAAGGGGCTGCCATTGGATGCCTCAGAGGTGGAGTTAACAAGAAACAATGAATTAATTGCAGTTGGAAAAGGCGGCTCCCTGAAGCGGCTCCCTG TTTTTGGAATGGAACCTCGCATCCTATACAACCCTTCTTTACACGGCCAGAAATGTATTGTTCAAACAACTTCGTGGTCCCAGTGCTCAAAGACCTGTGGAACTGGTATCTCCACGCGGGTTACCAATGACAACCCTGAATGCCGCCTGGTGAAAGAAACCCGGATTTGTGAAGTGCGGCCTTGTGGACAGCCGGTGTACAGCAGCCTGAAA AAGGGCAAGAAATGCAGCAAGACCAAGAAATCCCCCGAACCAGTCAAGTTTACTTACGCTGGATGTTCAAGTGTGAAGAAATACCGGCCCAAATACTGCGGCTCCTGCGTGGACGGCAGATGCTGCACACCCCTGCAGACCAGGACTGTGAAGATGCGGTTCCGCTGCGAAGATGGGGAGATGTTTTCCAAGAACGTCATGATGATCCAGTCCTGCAAGTGCAACTACAACTGCCCGCATGCCAACGAGGCAGCGTTTCCCTTCTACCGGCTGTTCAACGACATCCACAAATTTAGGGACTAA